Within the Candidatus Bathyarchaeota archaeon genome, the region ACATCTACGGTATTCTCTATAATACTGTTTATTAAGTCTTACGATATAATTTTACATAGTCTAAAAATAAAGTCAAAATTCTATTCAAAACCGGAACATTCAGCTTTCAATAGTTGTAGTTGTTCAGTTTCAAGAAAAATCCCATTAAAAGGGGAATTGAAAGATAGTTCCGAAAATTATCGAAAGGTCTGGAATAAAGTTTAACATTTCCTTCCATGTTCATTTACCTTAGTCTTTTTATTTTGCCTCGTATTTTAAAACATTGAAATGAAAACTGAAAATGAACAGTTGCTTGTGCCGGAAGAACTAGTTAAAACTTTACGTAGGCAAAGGTATCACTTAGTAGGTAGACATTCAGCCGTGAAACGTTGCAGATGGCTCTATGAATCTCTAATAAATGATAGGGTTTGCTATAAACAGAAATTTTATGGAATAAAAAGTCACCAGTGCATTCAGATGTCTCCAACAGCATTTTACTGCACAATGCGCTGTTTATTCTGTTGGAGAGCCCAATCCGGAGATTTGGGAATAAAATGGGAGGAACTTAAACTTCCGGAAAAATGGGATTCACCCGAAGAAATCGTTGAAGGATGCATAAAGGCGCAACTTGAAATATTAAGCGGTTACAAGGGGAATCCGAAAACGAACATGAAAAAATATGCTGAGGCTTTACATCCTAAACATGTTGCCATAAGCCTCATAGGTGAGCCAACCCTCTACGAACCTTTAGGAGAACTCATACATGAATTTCACAAAAGAGGTTTCACAACGTTTTTAGTCTCAAATGGAACATTGCCTGAAGCCCTTTCAAAACTGAGCGAAGAACCAACCCAACTTTATATTTCCTTATATGGGCCGGATGAAAAAACTTTTAAGAAAATAAGTCGTCCTCAAATTCCTAAGGCATGGGAAAGAA harbors:
- the twy1 gene encoding 4-demethylwyosine synthase TYW1 produces the protein MKTENEQLLVPEELVKTLRRQRYHLVGRHSAVKRCRWLYESLINDRVCYKQKFYGIKSHQCIQMSPTAFYCTMRCLFCWRAQSGDLGIKWEELKLPEKWDSPEEIVEGCIKAQLEILSGYKGNPKTNMKKYAEALHPKHVAISLIGEPTLYEPLGELIHEFHKRGFTTFLVSNGTLPEALSKLSEEPTQLYISLYGPDEKTFKKISRPQIPKAWERINQTLEMLNSFKCPTVIRITLVRNLNMKNPELYAKLIEKANSTYVEPKAYMHVGFSRLRLKYENMPTHSEIRNFAEELAKETEYKIIDESKESRVVLLSSLEKPIKFS